Proteins encoded within one genomic window of Amycolatopsis sp. 2-15:
- a CDS encoding zinc-dependent alcohol dehydrogenase, with amino-acid sequence MGTVVQFVGPRRVEVVETQREELGPGSVRVRTLYSGISAGTELTAYRGTNPYLTRVWDDQRRLFVEGDVSQTYPVVGWGYSEVGEVVEVSPDVAGTQGVPAVGEVVWGIWGHRSEAVVPAAKLADHVVPAGLDPLAASFARVGAVALNGVLGADVHLGETVAVFGQGVIGLLATRMATLNGGRVIACDAIGSRLAIAQEFGAVETVDVTTASAAERVRATTGGHGADVAIELSGTYRALHEAVRAVGVGGRVVAAGFYQGDGTALRLGEEFHHNRVEIVASQIGGVPWRLAGRWDQDRMNRTFLRLAADGVVDPVRLVTHRVRVGEVERAYELLDERPAEALQVVLDYTEN; translated from the coding sequence GTGGGCACGGTGGTTCAGTTCGTAGGCCCTCGCCGGGTCGAGGTGGTCGAAACACAGCGGGAAGAGCTGGGACCCGGGTCGGTGCGGGTGCGCACCCTGTACTCCGGGATCTCGGCCGGCACCGAGCTGACGGCCTACCGCGGCACCAACCCGTACCTCACCCGCGTCTGGGACGACCAGCGACGGCTGTTCGTCGAGGGGGACGTGAGCCAGACCTATCCGGTCGTGGGCTGGGGTTACTCCGAGGTGGGCGAGGTCGTCGAGGTCTCCCCCGACGTCGCCGGCACGCAGGGGGTGCCGGCCGTGGGCGAGGTGGTGTGGGGAATCTGGGGCCACCGCAGCGAAGCGGTCGTCCCGGCCGCCAAGCTCGCCGACCACGTCGTGCCGGCGGGGCTGGACCCGCTCGCGGCGTCGTTCGCGCGCGTGGGTGCGGTGGCGCTGAACGGCGTACTCGGCGCCGACGTCCACCTCGGCGAGACCGTGGCGGTGTTCGGCCAGGGCGTGATCGGCCTGCTCGCGACGCGAATGGCCACACTCAACGGCGGCCGGGTCATCGCGTGCGACGCCATCGGCTCCCGGCTCGCGATCGCGCAGGAGTTCGGCGCGGTCGAGACGGTGGACGTCACCACCGCCAGTGCCGCGGAACGGGTCCGCGCGACGACCGGTGGCCACGGCGCCGACGTCGCGATCGAGCTCAGCGGCACCTACCGCGCACTGCACGAAGCCGTCCGGGCGGTCGGCGTCGGCGGGCGCGTGGTCGCCGCCGGCTTCTACCAGGGCGACGGCACCGCCCTGCGGCTCGGTGAGGAGTTCCACCACAACCGCGTCGAAATCGTCGCCTCGCAGATCGGCGGGGTGCCGTGGCGGCTCGCGGGCCGCTGGGACCAGGACCGGATGAACCGCACCTTCCTGCGGCTCGCGGCCGACGGGGTGGTCGACCCGGTCCGGCTCGTCACCCACCGCGTGCGGGTCGGCGAGGTCGAACGGGCCTACGAATTGCTCGACGAACGCCCGGCCGAAGCCCTGCAAGTCGTCCTCGACTACACGGAGAACTGA
- a CDS encoding ABC transporter substrate-binding protein translates to MSSARGRTRVPVRSAAAVAAVVVAGGALTACGSGSDDSGDGTLTVWSMENQSDRVAAAQRIADQFTAQSGVKVKIVGLDEDQFSQLVTSAAAAGNLPDAVGGLSLTGVNEMAVNDLVDTDAAASVVKTLGANTFSARALQMDVSGGKQLAVPSDGWPQMLVYRKDLFAKAGLPAPDTFDKIRQAAQKLNSPEVAGISIATDPGDAFTQQTFEDFALGNGCQLVDQSGKVTLDSPACVHTFSLYNDLVHDYSVPGAQNVDSTRATYFAGKAAMTVWSSYLLPQLAGLQKDAAPSCPQCQADPSFLAKNTGFVTALKGPDGSAAQNFGELGSWVITQGDRSANAQKFVSYMLDQGYGGWLGLAPQGKIPARTGTATEPGKFTKEWASLPVGTDTKKPLSAVYPAEVIQSLQSSLDSFQQWGIQQGQGGLAGATLAELPVPKAVSAMSGGTVDPAGAAKQATAAVQDIQKSLK, encoded by the coding sequence ATGTCTTCAGCAAGAGGGCGGACGAGAGTCCCGGTCCGATCGGCCGCCGCGGTGGCGGCCGTGGTGGTGGCCGGTGGCGCCCTGACCGCCTGCGGTTCCGGCTCCGACGACAGTGGCGATGGCACGCTCACTGTCTGGAGCATGGAAAACCAGTCAGACCGAGTCGCCGCGGCACAGCGGATCGCCGACCAGTTCACCGCACAGAGCGGCGTGAAAGTGAAGATCGTCGGCCTGGACGAGGACCAGTTCAGCCAGCTGGTCACCTCGGCCGCGGCCGCGGGCAACCTGCCCGATGCCGTCGGTGGGCTATCGCTCACGGGCGTCAACGAGATGGCCGTGAACGACCTCGTCGACACCGACGCCGCGGCGTCGGTGGTCAAGACCCTGGGCGCGAACACCTTCTCGGCCCGTGCGCTGCAGATGGACGTCAGCGGAGGCAAGCAGCTCGCGGTGCCGTCCGACGGCTGGCCGCAGATGCTGGTCTACCGCAAGGACCTCTTCGCCAAAGCGGGCCTTCCGGCGCCCGACACGTTCGACAAGATCCGCCAGGCGGCGCAGAAGCTGAACTCGCCGGAGGTCGCGGGCATCTCGATCGCGACCGACCCCGGTGACGCGTTCACACAGCAGACGTTCGAGGACTTCGCGCTCGGCAACGGCTGCCAGCTGGTGGACCAGTCGGGGAAGGTGACGCTGGACAGCCCCGCGTGCGTCCACACCTTCTCGCTCTACAACGACCTCGTGCACGACTACTCCGTGCCCGGCGCCCAGAACGTCGACTCCACCCGGGCGACCTACTTCGCCGGCAAGGCCGCGATGACCGTCTGGTCGTCCTACCTGCTGCCGCAGCTGGCCGGGCTGCAGAAGGACGCCGCGCCCAGCTGCCCGCAGTGCCAGGCCGATCCGTCGTTCCTCGCGAAGAACACCGGGTTCGTCACGGCCCTCAAGGGCCCCGACGGCTCGGCCGCGCAGAACTTCGGTGAGCTCGGCTCCTGGGTGATCACGCAGGGAGACCGCTCCGCGAACGCGCAGAAGTTCGTCAGCTACATGCTGGACCAGGGGTACGGCGGCTGGCTCGGGCTCGCGCCGCAGGGCAAGATCCCCGCGCGTACCGGCACCGCCACCGAACCCGGCAAGTTCACCAAGGAGTGGGCGAGCCTGCCGGTCGGGACCGACACCAAGAAGCCGTTGTCCGCGGTGTACCCGGCGGAGGTGATCCAGTCGTTGCAGAGCAGCCTGGACAGCTTCCAGCAGTGGGGCATCCAGCAGGGGCAGGGCGGGCTGGCCGGCGCAACGCTGGCCGAGCTGCCCGTGCCCAAGGCCGTCAGCGCCATGTCCGGCGGCACCGTGGACCCAGCCGGCGCCGCCAAGCAGGCGACCGCCGCGGTCCAGGACATCCAGAAATCACTGAAGTAG
- a CDS encoding carbohydrate ABC transporter permease, translated as MTSAHTVRNRPAPAEPPGRPPRRRALTLRQQESRAGLALLSPTLIIVLVVVVLPVVWTIVLAFQRLRLATLQREGIFGRFTLQNFAKVLGSADMWSSLGTTLVYTIGGTVLSLALGLVAALALRKPFRGRAFLRSAMLLPYVSPVVAATFVWEIMLSPQFGVVNAWGKSFFGWDKPVAFLSQETSTISLFGWHVHLPLALLVVIAFEGWRYFPFTFLFLIARLQAVPKELEEAALVDGVTPTQRFRHILLPQLYPVLALLSVLRFILTFNKFDDVYLLTGGGAGTDVLSVRVYDFLTAQFDIGGAAAQALVLAVVLVVFLVIYLKFFAPEDRA; from the coding sequence ATGACCTCGGCGCACACCGTCCGGAACCGGCCTGCCCCCGCGGAGCCGCCCGGCCGGCCCCCACGGCGGCGAGCGCTCACCCTGCGGCAGCAGGAGAGCAGGGCCGGTCTGGCCCTGCTCTCCCCGACCCTGATCATCGTGCTGGTGGTCGTGGTCCTGCCCGTGGTGTGGACGATCGTGCTGGCGTTCCAGCGACTGCGTTTGGCGACGTTGCAACGCGAAGGCATCTTCGGCCGGTTCACGCTGCAGAACTTCGCCAAGGTGCTCGGCTCCGCGGACATGTGGAGCTCGCTCGGCACGACGCTGGTCTACACCATCGGTGGCACGGTGCTGTCGCTGGCGCTCGGGCTGGTCGCGGCGCTCGCGCTGCGCAAACCGTTCCGGGGCCGGGCGTTCCTGCGCAGTGCGATGCTGCTGCCGTACGTCTCGCCGGTGGTGGCCGCGACCTTCGTCTGGGAAATCATGCTCAGCCCCCAGTTCGGCGTGGTGAACGCATGGGGCAAGAGCTTCTTCGGCTGGGACAAACCCGTGGCGTTCCTCAGCCAGGAGACCTCGACGATCTCGCTCTTCGGCTGGCACGTGCACCTGCCGCTGGCGCTGCTCGTGGTGATCGCGTTCGAGGGCTGGCGCTACTTCCCCTTCACGTTCCTGTTCCTCATCGCCCGTCTGCAAGCCGTGCCGAAGGAACTGGAGGAAGCCGCCCTCGTCGACGGCGTGACCCCGACGCAGCGGTTCCGCCACATCCTGCTCCCGCAGCTGTACCCGGTGCTGGCTCTGCTGTCGGTGCTGCGGTTCATTCTCACCTTCAACAAGTTCGACGACGTCTACCTGCTCACCGGAGGCGGCGCGGGCACCGACGTGCTGAGCGTGCGGGTGTACGACTTCCTCACCGCGCAGTTCGACATCGGCGGCGCGGCCGCGCAGGCGCTGGTGCTCGCGGTGGTGCTGGTCGTGTTCCTGGTCATCTACCTCAAGTTCTTCGCCCCGGAGGATCGCGCGTGA
- a CDS encoding carbohydrate ABC transporter permease, with amino-acid sequence MTFETRLFGVLRWVTIVILAIATLFPFYYMVLLSVRSQDSLLQHPGDILPKLSDFTVTTYTTVLKSVASGGDGLLELLGNSALVALGTVIVTLALSLPGAYAASRLRFAGRKQVHFLFLAVYLFPSILLAIPLFVIFSKAGLRDSLVGLLVVYVAQALPVSIYMLRNYLSTIPESIEEAAAIDGNGRLGTLWRVTLPLAAPSIVATGLYVFMIAWNEFLFALLFLVEDRSKWTVSLGLSQLAGGLEVPKTVLMAGSVVLTIPIVILFFAAERLLAEGLTSGAEKG; translated from the coding sequence ATGACGTTCGAAACCCGGCTGTTCGGGGTGCTGCGCTGGGTCACGATCGTGATCCTCGCGATCGCGACCCTGTTCCCCTTCTACTACATGGTGCTGCTTTCGGTGCGGTCGCAGGATTCGCTGCTGCAGCACCCGGGCGACATCCTGCCGAAGCTGTCGGACTTCACCGTCACTACCTACACGACGGTGCTCAAGTCGGTGGCCTCCGGGGGAGACGGGCTGCTGGAACTGCTCGGCAACTCGGCGCTGGTGGCACTGGGCACCGTCATCGTCACCCTGGCGCTTTCGCTGCCGGGGGCGTACGCGGCGAGCCGGCTGCGCTTCGCCGGGCGGAAGCAGGTGCACTTCCTGTTCTTGGCGGTCTACCTGTTTCCGTCTATCCTTCTGGCGATCCCGCTGTTCGTGATCTTCAGCAAGGCGGGCCTGCGCGACTCTCTGGTGGGGCTCCTGGTGGTGTACGTGGCTCAGGCACTGCCTGTGTCGATCTACATGCTCCGCAACTACCTCAGCACCATCCCCGAGAGCATCGAGGAAGCGGCCGCGATCGACGGCAACGGCCGGCTCGGAACCCTGTGGCGGGTGACGCTGCCACTGGCGGCGCCGTCGATCGTGGCCACTGGTCTGTACGTCTTCATGATCGCGTGGAACGAGTTCCTCTTCGCCTTGCTGTTCCTGGTCGAAGACCGCTCGAAGTGGACGGTGTCGCTGGGCCTGTCGCAGCTGGCCGGGGGCCTCGAGGTGCCGAAGACGGTGCTGATGGCGGGATCGGTGGTGCTCACGATCCCGATCGTGATCTTGTTCTTCGCGGCGGAGCGGCTGCTGGCCGAAGGCCTGACCAGTGGCGCGGAAAAGGGGTAG
- a CDS encoding ROK family transcriptional regulator has product MSSGYLLWLVRTGKARTRADLQQHTGLSRSTVQQRLKPLFDCGYLRSHGTEDSTGGRPSVLLEFTDDGVVLVADLDTADARLAVVDLDGRRLAEERIALEVATGPVPVLDALDARFRALLEQTGRPPGHVRGIGVGVPGPVEFETGTVRQPPIMPGWDGYPIADHLAGRWAVPVLVDNDANIMALGEHTQQYPESSPLVLVKVSAGIGSGLVFNGGLLRGVDGGAGDIGHIRLPGHDDAVCMCGSRGCLAAVASGGALARRLTERGVPTRSSRELAAHLAAGRPEAVELAREAGRLVGEVLTTVVCMVNPEVLVIAGDLADTHFVTGVREVIYQKALPRATRHLQVTSSSLGDLAGLHGAQAMVLDAAYAPAAVDERLAREGAS; this is encoded by the coding sequence ATGTCGTCCGGCTACCTGCTCTGGCTGGTCCGCACGGGGAAAGCGCGCACGCGCGCCGATCTGCAACAGCACACGGGGCTGTCGCGCTCGACCGTGCAGCAGCGCCTGAAGCCATTGTTCGACTGCGGTTACCTGCGTTCCCACGGCACCGAGGACTCGACCGGCGGCCGCCCGTCGGTGCTGCTCGAGTTCACCGACGACGGGGTGGTGCTCGTAGCCGACCTCGACACCGCAGACGCCCGCCTCGCCGTTGTCGACCTCGACGGCCGCCGGCTGGCCGAGGAGCGGATCGCCCTCGAGGTGGCCACCGGACCGGTTCCGGTCCTCGACGCGCTCGACGCCCGGTTTCGCGCGCTGCTCGAGCAGACGGGCCGGCCCCCTGGGCACGTGCGGGGCATCGGTGTCGGGGTGCCGGGGCCGGTCGAGTTCGAGACCGGGACCGTGCGCCAGCCGCCGATCATGCCGGGCTGGGACGGCTACCCGATCGCCGACCACCTCGCCGGTCGCTGGGCCGTTCCGGTCCTGGTGGACAATGACGCGAACATCATGGCGCTGGGGGAGCACACCCAGCAGTACCCGGAATCCTCGCCGCTGGTCCTCGTCAAGGTGTCGGCCGGGATCGGGTCCGGGCTGGTGTTCAACGGCGGGCTGCTGCGCGGCGTCGACGGCGGGGCCGGCGACATCGGGCACATCCGCCTGCCCGGGCACGACGACGCGGTCTGCATGTGCGGCTCCCGCGGGTGTCTCGCCGCCGTGGCGAGCGGGGGTGCGCTGGCGCGCCGGCTCACCGAACGCGGCGTGCCGACGCGGTCGAGCCGCGAGCTGGCCGCCCACCTCGCCGCCGGACGGCCCGAGGCCGTCGAGCTCGCCCGCGAGGCCGGCCGGCTCGTCGGCGAGGTGCTGACCACAGTCGTGTGCATGGTGAACCCCGAGGTGCTCGTGATCGCCGGCGACCTCGCCGACACGCACTTCGTCACCGGCGTCCGCGAGGTCATATACCAGAAAGCGCTGCCGCGGGCGACGCGGCACCTGCAAGTGACCAGCAGCAGTCTCGGGGACCTCGCCGGCCTCCACGGCGCGCAGGCGATGGTGCTCGACGCCGCGTACGCCCCGGCGGCGGTCGACGAGCGGCTGGCCCGGGAAGGAGCGTCGTGA
- a CDS encoding Gfo/Idh/MocA family protein, producing MTGEPVRVGLVGAGPWAHTMHAPTFAAGPETTLTAVYARRAEAAAELAGAYGAKGTADFDELLDACEAVAFAVRPDIQADLARRAARAGKAVLLEKPVALTLPAARELAETIEAAGVVSQLVLTKRYLPETRRFLERATAFNAVGARSCYLHGAFLGGDLATGWRLQFGALPDLGPHLLDLLETTLGPIATIRAAGDSTRWIELTCEHESGAVSQASLSGVIGLDRVRTTVELFGPDGTLAYDTAAIDHTEAWPILRAEFAAAVRAGRSHELDVGRGVRLQELITQAAESLRANS from the coding sequence GTGACCGGCGAACCCGTCCGCGTCGGACTGGTCGGCGCGGGACCGTGGGCGCACACCATGCACGCCCCGACATTCGCCGCCGGACCGGAAACCACGCTCACCGCCGTCTACGCGCGCCGGGCCGAGGCCGCGGCCGAGCTCGCGGGCGCGTACGGCGCGAAGGGGACTGCCGACTTCGACGAACTGCTCGACGCGTGCGAGGCCGTCGCCTTCGCCGTGCGCCCGGACATCCAGGCCGACCTGGCTCGCCGGGCGGCCCGAGCCGGCAAGGCGGTGCTGCTGGAGAAGCCCGTGGCGCTGACCCTGCCGGCCGCGCGAGAACTCGCCGAAACCATCGAGGCCGCCGGGGTGGTGAGCCAGCTGGTCCTCACCAAGCGGTACCTCCCCGAAACCCGCCGGTTCCTCGAACGGGCCACGGCGTTCAACGCCGTCGGCGCCCGCTCGTGTTACCTGCACGGCGCGTTCCTGGGCGGCGACCTGGCCACAGGCTGGCGCCTCCAGTTCGGCGCCCTGCCCGACCTCGGCCCGCACTTGCTTGACCTGCTCGAAACCACGCTCGGCCCCATCGCCACGATCCGCGCGGCGGGCGACTCGACCCGGTGGATCGAGCTCACCTGCGAGCACGAGAGCGGCGCGGTCAGCCAGGCCTCGCTCTCCGGCGTGATCGGGCTCGACCGCGTCCGCACCACCGTCGAACTGTTCGGCCCGGACGGGACTCTGGCCTACGACACGGCCGCGATCGACCACACCGAAGCCTGGCCGATCCTGCGCGCCGAGTTCGCGGCCGCCGTCCGGGCAGGTCGCTCCCACGAGCTGGACGTGGGGCGCGGGGTCCGGCTACAGGAGCTGATCACCCAAGCCGCCGAGTCCCTGCGCGCGAATTCCTGA
- a CDS encoding DUF2945 domain-containing protein, producing MGTVEGAITSDTEASRRKVKASPGAPRCLVRSEKSGRTAVHHPNKIRPGLRADSRRARRLKPAGAPRRLYRLSRAGRVERRRCGRGCFRCRCRLFRTPLWRSVWRVSRRRGTRSWRGRSGWHRRRPQRR from the coding sequence GTGGGCACGGTCGAGGGTGCGATCACCTCGGACACCGAAGCCTCCCGCCGGAAGGTAAAGGCGTCGCCGGGAGCGCCGCGGTGTCTGGTTCGCAGCGAGAAGTCGGGGCGGACAGCGGTACACCACCCGAACAAGATTCGCCCGGGCCTCCGGGCCGACAGCCGGCGCGCCCGTCGGCTGAAACCGGCGGGCGCGCCGCGGCGTCTGTACCGGCTCAGCCGCGCCGGTCGGGTGGAGCGCCGAAGATGCGGACGAGGCTGTTTTCGGTGTCGTTGCCGACTTTTTCGAACACCGCTTTGGCGATCGGTGTGGCGAGTTTCGCGGCGCCGTGGAACTCGATCGTGGCGTGGTAGGTCAGGGTGGCACCGCCGTCGGCCGCAGCGACGCTGA
- a CDS encoding SRPBCC family protein: MVEVTRTFTVATGPREVVEYLKDFGNATDWDPGTQSCERLGSGPVAVGARWHNVSKIAGVETELTYELTRLEPRRGSSAAATTPPPRPTTSASLRPTAVPP; encoded by the coding sequence GTGGTCGAAGTGACACGCACCTTTACCGTCGCGACCGGACCGCGCGAGGTGGTGGAGTACCTCAAGGATTTCGGCAACGCCACCGATTGGGATCCCGGGACGCAGTCGTGTGAACGCCTCGGCAGCGGGCCGGTCGCGGTCGGTGCCCGCTGGCACAACGTCTCCAAGATCGCCGGCGTGGAAACCGAACTCACCTACGAGCTGACCCGACTCGAGCCCCGCCGGGGGTCTTCAGCGGCAGCAACGACACCGCCACCACGGCCGACGACATCAGCGTCGCTGCGGCCGACGGCGGTGCCACCCTGA
- a CDS encoding SRPBCC family protein: MVAAVAHYVEVEAPAQACYDWWRPLTRLPQVFSDVKSVEAVDGDALRTRWIVAGPVGTTVEWEARISEDAPPRKIAWTTVDDADPDVKNSGVVRFDDKGNGRTGVEISLDYEPPAGKLGEAVASLLADPERKVERAAAEFKTVIEAR; this comes from the coding sequence ATGGTGGCTGCTGTCGCGCACTACGTCGAGGTCGAGGCCCCTGCGCAGGCATGTTATGACTGGTGGCGTCCGTTGACGCGTTTGCCGCAGGTGTTCTCGGACGTCAAGTCCGTCGAAGCCGTGGACGGAGACGCCTTGCGGACCCGCTGGATCGTGGCCGGGCCTGTCGGCACCACGGTCGAGTGGGAGGCCCGCATCTCCGAGGACGCGCCTCCGCGCAAGATCGCCTGGACCACGGTCGACGACGCCGACCCGGACGTGAAGAACTCCGGTGTCGTCCGCTTCGACGACAAGGGCAACGGCCGGACCGGCGTGGAGATCTCCTTGGACTACGAGCCACCGGCCGGCAAGCTCGGCGAGGCGGTGGCGTCCTTGCTGGCGGACCCGGAGCGGAAGGTCGAGCGCGCCGCGGCGGAGTTCAAGACGGTGATCGAGGCCCGCTGA
- a CDS encoding methyltransferase, which yields MLPAFPAGSALPARGLLRLPGVYRPQADTCLLASAVRRAGVPAGVRALDLCTGTGALAIALARAGAETVLAVDLSRRALASARVNAALRRLPVRVRHGDLLAAAAGGPYDVVVTNPPYVPVSPERARPDRRCDAGADGRAVLDPLCEGAPALVAPGGFLLLVQSVMSGVDRSARLLAAAGLRPRVVARAMVPFGPVLSRRTDFLEQSGFVAPRVREEELVVLRADR from the coding sequence ATGCTGCCCGCGTTCCCTGCCGGGTCGGCACTGCCCGCGCGCGGCCTGCTCCGCCTGCCCGGCGTCTACCGTCCGCAAGCCGACACGTGCCTGCTGGCGTCCGCGGTGCGCCGGGCCGGGGTGCCCGCCGGCGTCCGCGCGCTCGACTTGTGCACCGGCACGGGCGCGCTTGCCATCGCACTCGCCCGGGCGGGAGCGGAAACCGTGCTGGCCGTGGACCTTTCGCGGCGGGCGCTGGCGTCGGCGCGGGTGAACGCGGCCCTGCGCCGGCTACCGGTGCGCGTGCGCCACGGCGACCTCCTCGCCGCTGCGGCCGGCGGTCCCTACGACGTCGTCGTGACCAATCCGCCGTACGTGCCGGTGTCGCCGGAACGGGCGCGGCCCGACCGCCGGTGTGACGCCGGAGCCGACGGACGCGCGGTGCTGGACCCGTTGTGCGAGGGCGCCCCAGCACTCGTTGCGCCCGGAGGGTTCCTGTTGCTGGTGCAGTCGGTGATGTCGGGGGTGGACCGCTCGGCTCGCCTGCTCGCTGCCGCGGGGCTGCGTCCACGGGTCGTCGCCCGGGCGATGGTCCCGTTCGGACCGGTCCTTTCCAGACGGACGGACTTCCTCGAGCAGTCCGGCTTCGTGGCCCCGCGGGTGCGCGAGGAGGAACTGGTGGTGCTCCGTGCCGACCGGTGA
- a CDS encoding CDGSH iron-sulfur domain-containing protein — translation MPTGEGRNRRRVRMVPGGPLLIEGPVELQTPEGDVVRSDRFLVAVCTCRRSKCFPLCDTSHRKRVRAQGNG, via the coding sequence GTGCCGACCGGTGAGGGGCGGAACCGCCGGCGGGTGCGGATGGTCCCGGGTGGGCCGCTGCTGATCGAAGGACCGGTGGAGCTGCAGACGCCCGAAGGCGACGTCGTGCGCTCCGACCGATTCCTTGTGGCCGTGTGCACCTGCCGACGCAGCAAGTGCTTCCCGCTGTGCGACACCAGCCACCGCAAGCGGGTCCGCGCTCAAGGCAACGGCTGA
- a CDS encoding iron-containing redox enzyme family protein produces MTTLQSAALPTARGPLSAAVSETLSAPPPGRTLSVDAIADADPFGDDLQLALHLCYELHYQGLPGVDACWEWDPELLRLRAALEERFLSALRAAAPGGDDVDNEFATLLVEPIDAAGVSHYLRDEGEWWQVRELFAHRSIYHLKEADPHAWVIPRLRGRAKAALVAVEFDEYGGGRPEYVHSRLFADLLRGAGLPDDYLALLDHVPAPMLAIVNAMSLFGLHRALRGALVGHFAAAEVTTAPSAQRMVQALTRLGAAAECKFFYTEHIEADAVHEQVMRHDVVDDLLDQEPALAADVVFGVQATNHLEDHLGEHLLGCWRAGRSSLRQPLP; encoded by the coding sequence ATGACGACTCTGCAGTCCGCCGCCCTCCCCACGGCCCGTGGGCCGTTGTCGGCCGCCGTCTCCGAGACCCTGTCCGCTCCCCCGCCAGGGCGCACGCTTTCGGTCGACGCGATCGCGGACGCCGACCCGTTCGGCGACGACCTGCAGCTGGCCCTGCACCTGTGTTACGAGCTGCACTATCAAGGCCTGCCAGGCGTCGACGCCTGCTGGGAGTGGGACCCCGAGCTGCTGCGGCTGCGGGCCGCGCTGGAAGAGCGCTTCCTGAGCGCGTTGCGCGCAGCGGCGCCCGGTGGCGACGACGTCGACAACGAGTTCGCCACGCTACTGGTCGAGCCGATCGACGCGGCCGGCGTTTCCCACTACCTGCGTGACGAGGGCGAGTGGTGGCAGGTGCGGGAGCTGTTCGCCCACCGCTCGATTTACCACCTCAAGGAAGCCGATCCGCACGCGTGGGTCATCCCGCGGCTGCGGGGCCGGGCCAAGGCGGCGCTCGTGGCCGTGGAGTTCGACGAGTACGGCGGCGGCCGCCCGGAGTACGTCCACTCGCGCCTGTTCGCCGACCTGCTGCGCGGCGCCGGACTCCCCGACGACTACCTGGCACTGCTGGACCACGTGCCCGCGCCGATGCTGGCGATCGTCAACGCGATGTCGCTGTTCGGGCTTCACCGCGCGCTGCGGGGCGCGCTCGTCGGCCACTTCGCCGCTGCGGAGGTCACCACCGCGCCTTCGGCGCAGCGCATGGTGCAGGCGCTCACCCGGCTCGGCGCGGCCGCGGAGTGCAAGTTCTTCTACACCGAGCACATCGAAGCCGACGCGGTACACGAACAGGTGATGCGCCACGACGTCGTCGACGACCTGCTCGATCAGGAACCGGCGCTCGCAGCAGACGTTGTGTTCGGTGTGCAGGCTACGAACCACCTCGAGGACCACCTCGGCGAGCATCTGCTGGGGTGCTGGCGCGCCGGGCGGTCCTCATTGCGTCAGCCGTTGCCTTGA
- a CDS encoding carboxylate-amine ligase, whose protein sequence is MDGAGTTIGVEEEFLLVNPRTGRTAPCADRVLARCGYHGKLPEGAIVQRELRPTQLELASGVCASAEELRVQLTTGRRLLAQAAAAEDCALVSSGTPVSLPGRGAQPEPQGRYAEIHEAYGPLAADYEACGCHVHVGVDDPDTAVAVVNHLGPWLPVLLALSANSPFADGRDTGYHSWRMVLQTRFPGSGVAPHFRSHAEYQSTVDTLVTCGALVDRNQSFWLARPSPRLPTVELRVADAAATVDGAVLQAVLSRALVRTALAALERGIEGPRLSPQVCAAAVWAAARHGLTGPLVDPRLERQRPAADLVDDLLTHTAGALEEAGDRALAESLAGRLLVDGTGSAAQRSAATGGLRAVVQLLEERTVPVSGHEPAAAG, encoded by the coding sequence ATGGACGGGGCGGGGACGACGATCGGGGTCGAGGAGGAGTTCCTCCTCGTCAATCCGCGCACGGGCCGGACGGCACCGTGCGCGGACCGCGTGCTGGCACGCTGCGGGTACCACGGCAAGCTGCCGGAAGGCGCGATCGTGCAACGGGAGCTGCGCCCGACGCAGCTGGAGCTGGCCTCCGGCGTCTGCGCTAGTGCCGAGGAGCTGCGGGTCCAGCTGACCACCGGGCGCCGGTTGCTGGCCCAGGCCGCGGCCGCGGAAGACTGCGCGCTCGTCTCGTCCGGCACGCCCGTGTCGCTACCGGGCCGTGGGGCGCAGCCGGAGCCGCAGGGCCGATACGCGGAGATCCACGAGGCCTACGGCCCCCTCGCCGCCGACTACGAAGCTTGCGGCTGCCACGTGCACGTCGGCGTCGACGACCCGGACACGGCCGTCGCGGTGGTGAACCACCTCGGCCCCTGGTTGCCGGTGCTGCTGGCGCTGTCGGCCAACTCGCCGTTCGCCGACGGCCGCGACACCGGCTACCACAGCTGGCGCATGGTGCTGCAGACCCGCTTCCCCGGTTCCGGCGTCGCTCCACACTTCCGCAGCCACGCCGAGTACCAAAGCACGGTGGACACGCTCGTGACGTGCGGGGCGCTCGTAGACCGCAACCAGAGCTTCTGGCTGGCCCGGCCATCACCACGGCTGCCGACGGTGGAACTGCGCGTGGCCGACGCCGCCGCGACCGTCGACGGCGCGGTACTGCAGGCCGTGCTGTCCCGCGCCCTCGTGCGGACCGCGCTGGCCGCCCTGGAGCGCGGGATCGAAGGACCGCGCCTGTCGCCGCAAGTGTGTGCCGCAGCCGTCTGGGCCGCCGCGCGCCACGGCCTCACCGGGCCCCTGGTGGATCCCCGGCTCGAGCGGCAGCGCCCGGCCGCCGACCTCGTCGACGACCTGCTCACGCACACCGCCGGCGCGCTCGAGGAAGCCGGCGACCGCGCCCTCGCCGAATCGCTGGCCGGCCGACTGCTCGTCGACGGCACGGGGTCGGCCGCGCAGCGCTCCGCGGCGACCGGCGGGCTGCGCGCTGTGGTGCAGCTCCTCGAGGAGCGCACCGTGCCCGTCTCGGGGCATGAACCGGCCGCCGCGGGGTAA